In a single window of the Streptomyces cinnabarinus genome:
- a CDS encoding PadR family transcriptional regulator, which translates to MAKRKISNTLALAVLGLLQEQPMHPYEMASTLRERHKDSSFKVNSGSLYDTVEALVRHGWIEPVETARDGRRPERTVYATTELGQSEFVRWIDELLRMPVAEYPKFMAAVSYLGALGPDRAAEALAERVRHLVQRIDETNRVLADTVGAGAVPRLFMIEVECALHAWEAELAWTRRTIAEIGDGSLLWPEAERTEQGWTWSAPSDGKGSTR; encoded by the coding sequence ATGGCGAAGCGGAAGATCTCCAACACGCTGGCGTTGGCCGTGCTGGGGCTGTTGCAGGAGCAGCCGATGCACCCGTATGAGATGGCGTCCACCCTGCGGGAGCGGCACAAGGACAGCAGCTTCAAGGTCAACTCTGGGTCGCTGTACGACACCGTCGAGGCGTTGGTTCGGCATGGCTGGATCGAGCCGGTGGAGACGGCGCGCGACGGCAGGCGGCCGGAGCGAACCGTGTACGCGACAACCGAGTTGGGCCAGAGCGAGTTCGTTCGCTGGATCGACGAGCTCCTCCGCATGCCCGTCGCGGAGTACCCGAAGTTCATGGCCGCGGTGTCCTACCTCGGCGCCCTGGGCCCGGACAGGGCGGCAGAGGCACTGGCCGAACGGGTGAGGCATCTGGTCCAGCGGATCGATGAGACGAACAGGGTGCTGGCCGACACGGTCGGCGCTGGTGCGGTTCCCCGGTTGTTCATGATCGAAGTCGAGTGCGCGTTGCACGCCTGGGAGGCTGAGTTGGCCTGGACGCGGCGCACGATCGCCGAGATCGGCGACGGCAGTCTGTTGTGGCCCGAGGCCGAGCGAACCGAACAGGGCTGGACCTGGTCCGCCCCCTCAGACGGGAAAGGAAGCACCCGATGA
- a CDS encoding FAD-dependent monooxygenase, whose protein sequence is MTGVLIVGAGPAGLLLASELRLAGVDTVVVERHAQRPGFVRGFNLNARSLDLLARRGLAERLAGEGWQVPHAAFSGLPVTLTLAGTHTGHPYSLGIPQTRVEEILEEHALRRGADIRRGHELLALEQDSESVTAAVATGDGEYRVRAKYLVGCDGGRSTVRKQAGIDFPGTEATRFSLLGDVELADPDALPFGATTGPGGAVFVIPRPGYVRIITSDQQPPADKDTPVTLNLLQSAVDDALSRHIELRAARWLTRFGDAARQAAEYVRGRIILAGDAAHIHPPAGAIGVNVALDDAFNLGWKLAATIRGTAPAHLLDSYHAERHTAGAHVLANTRAQVLLGEANDRLGPLTDLLTRIAGHPAGNRAFAETITALDTRYQMRPDADHPWLGRLAPDLELTTQDGCTRLAELLASGRGLLLDLTGGSAIRESAAGWADRVDLVTAACPGHPELHAILLRPDGHTAWLRTAGHGHADGLHQALQHWYGPAAPSDAVSAAPIRS, encoded by the coding sequence ATGACCGGCGTGTTGATCGTGGGAGCCGGCCCGGCCGGGCTGTTACTTGCCAGCGAGCTCCGGCTCGCCGGCGTCGACACCGTCGTTGTCGAACGCCACGCGCAGCGGCCGGGCTTCGTCCGGGGCTTCAACCTCAACGCCCGCTCCCTGGACCTGCTGGCACGGCGCGGTCTCGCGGAGAGGCTGGCCGGCGAGGGCTGGCAAGTGCCCCACGCCGCGTTCTCCGGCCTGCCGGTGACGCTCACCCTCGCGGGCACGCATACCGGCCATCCGTACTCGCTGGGCATCCCGCAGACCAGGGTCGAGGAAATCCTTGAGGAGCACGCTCTTCGCCGGGGAGCTGACATCCGGCGCGGACACGAACTGCTCGCCTTGGAACAGGATTCCGAGTCTGTCACCGCCGCTGTCGCCACCGGCGACGGTGAGTATCGCGTCCGGGCCAAATACCTGGTCGGTTGCGACGGGGGCCGTAGCACCGTCCGTAAACAGGCCGGCATCGACTTCCCCGGTACCGAGGCGACCCGTTTCTCCTTGCTCGGCGACGTCGAGCTCGCCGACCCCGACGCGTTGCCGTTCGGCGCGACCACCGGACCCGGCGGTGCTGTCTTCGTCATACCCCGCCCCGGCTACGTCAGGATCATCACCTCCGACCAGCAACCCCCAGCGGACAAGGACACTCCGGTCACCCTGAACCTGCTCCAAAGCGCGGTGGACGACGCGCTCAGCCGCCACATTGAGCTGCGCGCCGCGCGCTGGCTGACCCGGTTCGGCGACGCCGCCCGGCAGGCTGCCGAGTACGTCCGGGGCCGGATCATCCTGGCCGGGGACGCCGCGCACATCCACCCGCCGGCCGGGGCGATCGGCGTCAATGTCGCCCTGGACGACGCGTTCAACCTCGGCTGGAAACTCGCCGCCACCATCCGCGGCACCGCACCGGCACATCTGCTCGACAGTTATCACGCCGAACGCCACACCGCCGGTGCGCATGTGCTGGCCAACACGCGGGCCCAGGTGCTGCTCGGCGAGGCCAACGATCGGCTTGGGCCGCTCACCGACCTGCTGACCCGCATCGCCGGCCACCCTGCGGGAAACCGCGCCTTCGCCGAGACCATCACCGCACTGGACACCCGGTACCAGATGCGTCCTGATGCCGACCATCCCTGGCTTGGCCGTCTGGCGCCCGACCTAGAACTGACCACGCAAGACGGCTGTACGCGCCTGGCCGAGCTGCTCGCCTCGGGACGTGGCCTGCTGCTCGACCTGACCGGAGGAAGCGCCATCCGTGAGTCGGCCGCAGGATGGGCAGACCGAGTGGACCTCGTCACCGCGGCATGCCCCGGCCATCCCGAACTCCACGCCATCCTCCTGCGGCCGGACGGGCACACCGCCTGGCTGCGCACTGCGGGCCACGGCCACGCCGACGGGCTCCACCAGGCGCTACAGCACTGGTACGGCCCGGCAGCACCATCTGACGCCGTGTCCGCGGCACCAATCCGCTCGTAG
- a CDS encoding NAD-dependent protein deacetylase, with protein MRMRPTLSWAPAEDLPPGTTDLAPVVDTLSAGGVLVLSGAGLSTESGIPDYRGEGGSLGRHTPMTYQEFTASAQARRRYWARSHLGWRTFGRARPNAGHRAVAAFERHGLLSGVITQNVDGLHQAAGSSNVVQLHGSLERIVCMSCGAVSSRRELALRLEEANAGFEPVAAGINPDGDADLTDAQVGDFRVMPCVICGGILKPDVVFFGESVPPPRVEQCRQLVREATSLLVLGSSLTVMSGLRFVRQASQASKPVLIVNRDATRGDRYALTRVALPLGAALTSVADHLNRPLDDNR; from the coding sequence ATGCGCATGCGCCCCACCCTGAGCTGGGCTCCTGCCGAGGACCTGCCGCCCGGCACCACGGATCTGGCACCGGTCGTCGATACCCTGAGCGCCGGCGGTGTGCTGGTACTCAGCGGAGCGGGCCTCTCCACGGAGTCGGGCATCCCCGACTACCGGGGCGAGGGCGGAAGCCTTGGCCGGCACACGCCGATGACGTACCAGGAGTTCACTGCCAGCGCCCAGGCACGCCGCCGGTACTGGGCACGCAGCCATCTCGGCTGGCGCACCTTCGGTCGTGCCCGCCCCAACGCCGGCCACCGGGCCGTCGCCGCGTTCGAGCGACACGGACTGCTCTCGGGTGTGATCACTCAGAACGTCGACGGCCTGCATCAAGCCGCAGGCAGCAGCAACGTCGTTCAGCTGCACGGCAGTCTCGAACGGATCGTCTGCATGTCCTGCGGGGCCGTCAGCTCACGCCGTGAACTCGCCCTGCGTCTGGAGGAGGCCAATGCGGGCTTCGAGCCGGTGGCCGCCGGCATCAATCCTGACGGCGATGCCGACCTCACCGACGCACAGGTCGGGGACTTCCGCGTGATGCCCTGCGTGATCTGCGGCGGCATCCTCAAACCGGACGTCGTCTTCTTCGGTGAATCCGTCCCCCCACCGCGCGTCGAACAGTGCCGTCAACTGGTCCGGGAAGCGACATCGCTGCTGGTCCTGGGTTCGTCGCTCACCGTGATGTCCGGCCTGCGGTTCGTCCGTCAGGCATCCCAAGCCTCCAAACCGGTGCTCATCGTCAACCGGGATGCCACCCGGGGTGACCGGTACGCCCTTACCCGCGTCGCGCTCCCGCTGGGAGCAGCCCTGACCAGTGTGGCCGACCACCTGAACCGCCCTCTCGACGACAACCGCTGA
- a CDS encoding peptidase inhibitor family I36 protein, translated as MSRKLASLGVTAVAAAGLSLGTAPQANAAAGLTCPNSQDYCMQFYYNSSYKGSYTMFTGFDHYSLDGYKFLSGGAGQGQYVKNNAASAWNLSYYNLVIYYNSNLAGACDSIPKMDGASQLKNTYNENASFGYGRYDGNCYKF; from the coding sequence GTGAGCCGGAAGCTTGCATCCCTCGGCGTGACGGCTGTTGCCGCGGCGGGCCTGTCCCTGGGCACGGCGCCGCAGGCGAACGCCGCGGCGGGTCTGACCTGTCCTAACTCGCAGGACTACTGCATGCAGTTCTACTACAACAGCAGCTACAAGGGCTCGTACACCATGTTCACGGGCTTTGACCACTACAGCCTGGACGGCTACAAGTTCCTTTCCGGCGGGGCGGGTCAGGGCCAGTACGTGAAGAACAATGCCGCGTCGGCGTGGAACTTGTCCTACTACAACCTGGTCATCTACTACAACAGCAACCTCGCGGGCGCATGTGACTCGATCCCGAAGATGGACGGGGCGTCGCAGCTCAAGAACACGTACAACGAGAACGCGTCCTTCGGCTACGGCCGTTACGACGGCAACTGCTACAAGTTCTGA
- a CDS encoding fic family toxin-antitoxin system, toxin component, giving the protein MTQHEPLHPLDVTFLLHAAELLPGDPQVDDLGPLYAAVARANARALERDVYGSVYLKAAALLQTLVRLPPLEHSNEAFAWHSAEAYLTLNGYRLDYPPKEAATLVRDAASGTMGVGLIARQLRTWKAAD; this is encoded by the coding sequence GTGACGCAGCACGAACCGCTCCACCCGCTTGATGTGACCTTCCTTCTGCACGCCGCCGAGTTGCTGCCTGGCGATCCACAGGTGGACGATCTCGGCCCGCTGTACGCGGCCGTAGCCCGGGCCAACGCCCGGGCTCTGGAACGCGACGTCTACGGGTCCGTGTACCTCAAAGCGGCCGCGCTGCTGCAGACGCTGGTGAGACTGCCACCGCTGGAGCACTCCAACGAAGCCTTCGCCTGGCACTCCGCAGAGGCATACCTCACCCTGAACGGGTACCGCCTCGACTACCCACCCAAAGAAGCGGCCACTCTCGTGCGGGATGCGGCCTCCGGCACAATGGGGGTCGGCCTGATCGCCCGCCAGCTACGTACCTGGAAGGCCGCCGACTGA
- a CDS encoding DUF1778 domain-containing protein — protein MSQPKAMNLRFPDPAQRAAIEAAARQAGVSLQEYILSAAYDRATAVEARYLEAFRASMSRSGDAFTEGAGAADPSQERRAVELAARQEIEGQENRGHAA, from the coding sequence ATGTCTCAGCCCAAGGCCATGAACCTACGTTTCCCCGATCCGGCCCAGCGCGCCGCGATCGAGGCCGCCGCACGGCAGGCTGGGGTCAGCTTGCAGGAGTACATCCTGTCCGCCGCCTACGATCGCGCCACTGCCGTAGAGGCCCGCTACCTCGAGGCGTTCAGAGCATCGATGTCCCGCAGTGGCGACGCTTTCACCGAGGGGGCCGGCGCGGCAGATCCCAGCCAGGAGCGGCGCGCCGTGGAACTGGCTGCACGGCAGGAAATTGAGGGGCAGGAGAATCGGGGTCACGCCGCGTGA
- a CDS encoding SPASM domain-containing protein: MVKVLPTASVLCGNWARGRAAVMPDGQVTPCVLGRFLPAGDVKTQGLAAVFASPKWAEVAAVIPARTRSGCTPDEDSCMPSPGAAKGACTPADSNDCDPANTEACDPAY; encoded by the coding sequence GTGGTCAAGGTCCTGCCGACCGCATCGGTACTGTGCGGCAACTGGGCCCGGGGCCGTGCTGCGGTCATGCCGGACGGTCAGGTCACCCCCTGCGTACTGGGGCGGTTCCTCCCTGCTGGCGACGTGAAGACTCAGGGCCTGGCGGCCGTATTCGCCTCCCCGAAGTGGGCCGAGGTCGCTGCCGTCATCCCGGCCCGGACTCGGTCCGGTTGCACGCCGGACGAGGATTCCTGCATGCCCTCGCCTGGCGCAGCCAAGGGAGCTTGCACGCCGGCCGACTCGAACGACTGCGATCCGGCCAACACCGAAGCGTGTGACCCGGCGTACTAG
- a CDS encoding protein-L-isoaspartate(D-aspartate) O-methyltransferase → MDWETHARRLAADTVRPESRWYEPLAVTPRHVFVPRWWENAGGRWRLRVGEDDPQAWMQAAYTNDTLVTRVGPLHADHAEPGAVAEGLPTSSSTLPVLVVDMYRHAVLAEDLRVLVTTGTGYGTALASRRIGAQNVTSVDVDPYLVGTAGARLELIGLRPHLAVCDITGRLPGEYDRIVSTVSVRPIPSSWLTALKFGGRLVTTIAGTGLIVVADKTKDGGAVGQISPYRAGFMRTRHGEDYAPRPTSELWEKVKWADGEEVSTSRYPLLYPPDAWDVSSMLALSVPEIDYRLEEGERRTVWMLHADGSWARATAAGFLDSPTVHQGGPRRLWRELERVQNRLNREGTLPVYGARVRIDPEGTLTLSRGAWSVTVN, encoded by the coding sequence ATGGATTGGGAGACGCACGCGCGGCGCCTGGCGGCGGACACCGTCCGGCCCGAATCCCGCTGGTATGAGCCCTTGGCCGTCACGCCGCGGCATGTGTTTGTGCCCCGTTGGTGGGAGAACGCCGGCGGCCGGTGGCGTCTGAGGGTCGGTGAGGATGATCCGCAGGCGTGGATGCAAGCGGCTTACACCAACGATACGTTGGTGACCCGTGTTGGTCCGCTGCATGCCGATCATGCCGAGCCGGGTGCCGTGGCGGAGGGCCTGCCCACGTCGTCCTCCACTCTCCCTGTCCTGGTCGTGGACATGTACCGGCATGCGGTGCTCGCCGAGGACTTGCGCGTGCTGGTGACGACCGGGACCGGTTACGGGACCGCGCTCGCCAGCCGCCGGATCGGGGCGCAGAACGTCACCAGCGTGGACGTGGACCCGTATTTGGTGGGGACGGCAGGTGCCCGGCTGGAGTTGATCGGCCTGCGCCCGCACCTGGCTGTCTGTGACATCACGGGCCGGCTTCCGGGGGAGTACGACCGGATTGTGTCCACGGTGTCTGTGCGGCCCATCCCGTCCTCGTGGCTGACTGCGCTGAAGTTCGGTGGCAGGCTGGTGACCACGATCGCGGGAACGGGGCTGATCGTTGTCGCCGACAAGACGAAGGACGGCGGCGCGGTCGGCCAGATCTCCCCGTACCGGGCGGGCTTCATGCGCACCCGGCATGGCGAGGACTACGCGCCCCGGCCCACGAGTGAGCTGTGGGAGAAGGTGAAGTGGGCGGACGGCGAAGAGGTTTCGACGAGCCGGTATCCGCTGCTGTACCCGCCGGACGCATGGGACGTGTCGTCCATGCTGGCGCTGTCTGTTCCGGAGATCGACTACCGCCTGGAGGAGGGCGAGAGGCGCACGGTGTGGATGCTGCACGCTGACGGCTCCTGGGCCCGCGCCACAGCGGCAGGCTTCCTGGACTCGCCGACGGTGCACCAGGGCGGCCCCCGGCGGCTGTGGCGAGAACTGGAGCGCGTTCAGAACCGTCTCAACCGCGAGGGCACACTGCCCGTGTACGGGGCGCGGGTCCGGATCGACCCGGAGGGCACCCTCACCCTCTCGCGTGGAGCATGGTCCGTGACCGTGAACTGA
- a CDS encoding alginate lyase family protein, giving the protein MTDVRHGTDGVEGPARGRHRRRRRLSVTVVSALVAFALGAVTLPSLGSDDAEAAGAQPRAAASAESSFKHPGVLVSKAQLDFVRGRVKAKAEPWTSAYGAMVKSKYASLSWTAKPRATVECGPGSSPNHGCSDEREDALAAYTHALLWNLTKDRRHATKAIEIMDAWSAVIKEHTNHNAPLQTGWSGASFARAGELMKHTYTGWPGARQSRFATMLRTVYLPMVIKGRPNANGNWELIMMDAATGISVFLDDRASFDKAIAIWSKRVPAYIYLKSDGALPKSPAGSSKDTREELIDYWQGQSTFVDGLAQETCRDFGHTGWGFAAAAHVAETARIQGRDLYSEAERRMTKALEFHAAYELGATVPSWLCKGSVDRGIGSVLEVAYNHYAGREGISLPKTKQLIQTRQRPSGADYFLAWETLTHANNLN; this is encoded by the coding sequence ATGACGGACGTGCGTCATGGAACCGACGGCGTTGAGGGGCCTGCCCGTGGGAGACATCGCAGGCGCCGACGGCTTTCGGTGACTGTCGTGTCGGCTCTTGTTGCCTTCGCGCTCGGGGCGGTGACGCTTCCTTCGCTTGGGTCCGATGACGCCGAGGCGGCTGGTGCGCAGCCTCGTGCCGCGGCGTCGGCCGAGAGTTCTTTCAAGCATCCCGGAGTGCTGGTCAGCAAAGCGCAACTGGACTTTGTGCGGGGAAGGGTGAAGGCCAAGGCGGAGCCGTGGACGTCCGCGTACGGGGCCATGGTGAAAAGCAAGTACGCGTCGTTGTCCTGGACGGCGAAGCCACGGGCAACGGTCGAGTGCGGTCCCGGGTCCAGCCCCAATCACGGATGCTCTGACGAGCGCGAGGATGCACTCGCGGCGTACACGCACGCCTTGCTGTGGAATCTCACCAAGGACCGCCGCCATGCCACCAAGGCCATCGAGATCATGGACGCATGGTCCGCTGTGATCAAGGAACACACGAACCACAACGCGCCCCTGCAGACAGGCTGGTCCGGTGCCTCCTTCGCCCGCGCCGGCGAACTGATGAAGCACACGTACACCGGCTGGCCGGGCGCGCGGCAGAGCCGTTTCGCCACCATGCTGCGCACCGTGTACCTGCCCATGGTGATCAAGGGACGGCCGAACGCCAACGGCAACTGGGAACTCATCATGATGGACGCCGCCACCGGGATCTCGGTCTTCCTCGATGACCGGGCGTCCTTCGACAAGGCGATCGCCATCTGGAGCAAGCGGGTGCCCGCCTATATCTACCTCAAGAGCGACGGGGCGCTGCCGAAGAGCCCGGCAGGCAGCAGCAAGGACACCCGGGAAGAGCTGATCGACTACTGGCAGGGCCAGTCCACGTTCGTCGATGGGCTGGCCCAGGAGACCTGCCGGGACTTCGGTCACACCGGCTGGGGCTTCGCCGCTGCGGCTCATGTCGCAGAGACCGCTCGTATCCAGGGCCGTGACCTCTACTCCGAGGCGGAACGCCGGATGACCAAGGCGCTGGAGTTCCACGCCGCCTACGAACTCGGTGCAACGGTGCCGTCCTGGCTCTGCAAGGGCTCAGTGGACCGCGGCATCGGCTCTGTCCTCGAGGTCGCCTACAACCACTATGCCGGCCGGGAGGGAATCAGTCTTCCCAAGACCAAACAGCTGATCCAGACCCGGCAACGCCCCAGCGGCGCGGACTACTTCCTTGCCTGGGAGACGCTCACCCACGCCAACAACCTCAACTGA
- a CDS encoding winged helix-turn-helix transcriptional regulator, which produces MAASARQGPYICGIDAAMDVVTGKWKSLILWELHEHGTRRFAELRRGLPGVSEKMLVQHLREMEEDGLVHREVYPVVPPKVEYSLTEHGITLNTALESLAVWGQERIQRIGAEKTATDAA; this is translated from the coding sequence ATGGCGGCATCGGCACGACAAGGGCCCTACATCTGCGGGATCGACGCGGCCATGGACGTCGTCACCGGCAAATGGAAATCCCTGATCCTCTGGGAACTCCACGAACACGGCACACGCCGCTTCGCGGAACTACGGCGCGGCCTACCGGGCGTCAGCGAGAAAATGCTCGTCCAGCACCTGCGCGAAATGGAAGAAGACGGCCTCGTACACCGCGAGGTGTACCCCGTGGTGCCGCCAAAGGTCGAGTACTCCCTGACCGAACACGGCATCACTCTCAACACTGCCCTGGAATCCCTGGCGGTGTGGGGACAGGAACGAATCCAGCGGATCGGCGCGGAAAAGACCGCCACCGACGCCGCCTGA
- a CDS encoding NAD(P)-dependent oxidoreductase, which translates to MTENHDGTQVSVLGLGAMGSALAGALVKAGFATVVWNRSAGKADALVAQGATEAASAGEAVRASGLVIACLFDHDSVREVLGPLAGDLAGRTVINVTTTKPRQARELAAWAAESGIAYLDGGIMAVPSMIGQPGASILYSGSQEVFREHVALLDVWAASSYFGEDAGLASLYDFALLSSMYVMFAGFMHGAAMLASAGVSAGRFAEMAAPWLTAMTGELAGYAEVIDGGDYTVAGQQSLEFSNLGLFIEASAEQQVSAEPIAMVQRLVQRQVDAGHGAEGFARIIESIKHPAA; encoded by the coding sequence ATGACGGAGAACCACGACGGCACCCAGGTGAGTGTCCTCGGGCTGGGCGCGATGGGCAGCGCCCTTGCTGGGGCTTTGGTGAAGGCCGGGTTTGCCACCGTGGTGTGGAACCGGTCTGCGGGGAAGGCGGATGCGCTCGTCGCGCAGGGCGCGACGGAGGCGGCGTCGGCCGGCGAGGCGGTCCGGGCGAGCGGGCTGGTGATCGCCTGCCTGTTCGATCACGACTCGGTGCGCGAGGTGCTCGGCCCGCTCGCCGGTGACCTGGCCGGACGGACCGTGATCAATGTGACCACGACCAAGCCCCGGCAGGCGCGGGAGTTGGCCGCCTGGGCCGCCGAATCCGGGATCGCGTATCTGGACGGCGGCATCATGGCGGTGCCGTCGATGATCGGGCAGCCGGGGGCGTCGATCCTGTACAGCGGATCGCAGGAGGTGTTCCGTGAGCATGTGGCGCTGCTCGACGTGTGGGCGGCCAGTAGCTATTTCGGCGAGGATGCGGGGCTGGCGTCGTTGTACGACTTCGCGCTGCTGTCGTCGATGTATGTGATGTTCGCGGGGTTCATGCACGGTGCGGCCATGCTCGCGTCGGCCGGGGTGTCCGCAGGCCGGTTCGCGGAAATGGCCGCGCCGTGGCTGACCGCGATGACCGGCGAACTCGCGGGATACGCCGAGGTCATCGACGGCGGGGACTACACGGTTGCCGGGCAGCAGAGCCTGGAGTTCTCCAACCTGGGGCTGTTCATCGAGGCGAGTGCTGAGCAGCAGGTGAGCGCCGAGCCGATCGCCATGGTCCAGCGGCTCGTCCAGCGTCAGGTGGACGCCGGTCACGGGGCGGAAGGGTTCGCCCGGATCATCGAGAGCATCAAGCATCCCGCCGCGTGA
- a CDS encoding effector-associated constant component EACC1, with protein MDTVSVTSDTPGPDTLHALYAWVRQDPAVRETRTRLSLDRAPARPGTLGSTFESINAVLASATGLTTVVLSVLAWRDTRPRPPRIRFERDGVTVTVYDDSPDNLTRILAALGEPHMPPPPDDDDPTCDS; from the coding sequence GTGGACACCGTCTCGGTCACCAGCGACACCCCCGGACCCGACACCCTCCACGCACTGTACGCATGGGTCCGCCAAGACCCCGCGGTCCGCGAGACCCGTACCCGGCTCTCCCTGGATCGCGCACCCGCACGGCCCGGCACACTCGGCAGCACCTTCGAGAGCATCAACGCCGTACTGGCCTCCGCCACCGGCCTCACCACTGTGGTGCTGTCCGTGCTGGCCTGGCGGGACACCCGCCCCCGCCCGCCCCGGATCCGGTTCGAACGCGACGGCGTCACCGTGACCGTCTACGACGACTCCCCCGACAACCTCACCCGGATCCTCGCAGCACTTGGCGAACCACACATGCCGCCACCGCCCGACGACGACGACCCGACCTGCGACAGCTGA